The following proteins are encoded in a genomic region of Oncorhynchus kisutch isolate 150728-3 linkage group LG6, Okis_V2, whole genome shotgun sequence:
- the vps26c gene encoding vacuolar protein sorting-associated protein 26C isoform X2, which translates to MEGIVNLQLSSKSVGVFEAFYNSVKPIQLITSNIEVVKQGKVPGGKTEIPFEFPLHTKGNKVLYETYHGVFVNIQYTLRCDMKRSLLAKDLSKTCEFMVHCLPQKAKLQPTPVDFTITPETLQNVRERSLLPKFLIRGHLDATNCVITKPLTGELVVESSDVAIKSIELQLVRVETCGCAEGYARDATEIQNIQIAEGDVCHSLPIPIYMVFPRLFTCPTLETINFKVEFEVNVVIVLHDEHLITENFPLKLCRA; encoded by the exons ATGGAGGGAATTGTCAACCTACAGCTTAGCTCCAAGAGTGTGGGAGTCTTTGAGGCCTTCTACAACTCTGTTAAG CCCATTCAACTTATCACGAGCAACATTGAAGTGGTAAAGCAAGGCAAGGTGCCTGGAGGCAAGACAGAGATTCCCTTTGAGTTCCCCCTGCACACAAAGGGCAACAAAGTGCTGTATGAGACCTACCATGGCGTTTTCGTCAACATTCAG TACACCCTCCGTTGTGACATGAAGCGCTCCTTGTTGGCCAAAGACCTGAGCAAGACCTGTGAATTCATGGTGCACTGTCTG CCACAGAAAGCCAAGCTGCAACCCACCCCGGTAGACTTCACCATCACGCCAGAGACCCTGCAGAATGTCCGCGAG AGGAGTTTGCTGCCCAAGTTCCTGATCCGGGGCCACCTGGATGCCACCAACTGTGTGATCACTAAGCCCCTGACTGGAGAACTGGTGGTGGAGAGCTCTGATGTGGCCATCAAGAGCATCGAGCTACAGCTGGTCCGCGTAGAGACCTGCG GCTGTGCTGAGGGCTATGCCAGAGATGCCACAGAGATCCAGAACATCCAGATAGCAGAGGGAGATGTCTGCCACAGCCTCCCCATCCCCATCTACATGGTCTTCCCCAGGCTCTTTACCTGCCCTACCCTTGAGACCATCAACTTTAAAGTCG AGTTTGAGGTGAATGTGGTGATTGTCCTCCATGACGAACATCTGATCACTGAGAACTTTCCTCTGAAGCTGTGCCGAGCGTGA
- the vps26c gene encoding vacuolar protein sorting-associated protein 26C isoform X1, with product MSASLDIRLKRANKVYHEGEVLAGVVAIVSKEAVQHQGITLTMEGIVNLQLSSKSVGVFEAFYNSVKPIQLITSNIEVVKQGKVPGGKTEIPFEFPLHTKGNKVLYETYHGVFVNIQYTLRCDMKRSLLAKDLSKTCEFMVHCLPQKAKLQPTPVDFTITPETLQNVRERSLLPKFLIRGHLDATNCVITKPLTGELVVESSDVAIKSIELQLVRVETCGCAEGYARDATEIQNIQIAEGDVCHSLPIPIYMVFPRLFTCPTLETINFKVEFEVNVVIVLHDEHLITENFPLKLCRA from the exons ATGAGTGCTAGTTTGGACATCAGACTGAAAAGAGCAAATAAAGTATATCATGAGGGG GAGGTCCTTGCCGGTGTTGTGGCGATAGTTAGTAAGGAGGCGGTCCAGCACCAGGGCATCACTCTCACCATGGAGGGAATTGTCAACCTACAGCTTAGCTCCAAGAGTGTGGGAGTCTTTGAGGCCTTCTACAACTCTGTTAAG CCCATTCAACTTATCACGAGCAACATTGAAGTGGTAAAGCAAGGCAAGGTGCCTGGAGGCAAGACAGAGATTCCCTTTGAGTTCCCCCTGCACACAAAGGGCAACAAAGTGCTGTATGAGACCTACCATGGCGTTTTCGTCAACATTCAG TACACCCTCCGTTGTGACATGAAGCGCTCCTTGTTGGCCAAAGACCTGAGCAAGACCTGTGAATTCATGGTGCACTGTCTG CCACAGAAAGCCAAGCTGCAACCCACCCCGGTAGACTTCACCATCACGCCAGAGACCCTGCAGAATGTCCGCGAG AGGAGTTTGCTGCCCAAGTTCCTGATCCGGGGCCACCTGGATGCCACCAACTGTGTGATCACTAAGCCCCTGACTGGAGAACTGGTGGTGGAGAGCTCTGATGTGGCCATCAAGAGCATCGAGCTACAGCTGGTCCGCGTAGAGACCTGCG GCTGTGCTGAGGGCTATGCCAGAGATGCCACAGAGATCCAGAACATCCAGATAGCAGAGGGAGATGTCTGCCACAGCCTCCCCATCCCCATCTACATGGTCTTCCCCAGGCTCTTTACCTGCCCTACCCTTGAGACCATCAACTTTAAAGTCG AGTTTGAGGTGAATGTGGTGATTGTCCTCCATGACGAACATCTGATCACTGAGAACTTTCCTCTGAAGCTGTGCCGAGCGTGA